The Engystomops pustulosus chromosome 9, aEngPut4.maternal, whole genome shotgun sequence genome includes a window with the following:
- the HNRNPL gene encoding heterogeneous nuclear ribonucleoprotein L: MAATAAVGGRSAYYGTEGGRAPKRQKTDGNEDNVAATSEGYEDPHKTPASPVVHVRGLIDGVVEADLAEALQEFGTISYVVVMPKKRQALVEFEDILGACNAVNYAADNQIYVAGHPAFVNYSTSQKISRPVDTGDDSRGVNNVLLFTILNPIYSITTDVLYTICNPCGPVQRIVIFRKNGVQAMVEFDSVQSAQRAKASLNGADIYSGCCTLKIEYAKPTRLNVFKNDQDTWDYTNPTLSGQGEGAGNPNKRQRNPPLLGDHPAEYGSHGGYHGHYHDEGYGPPPPHYEGRRMGPPPVGAPRRGPNRYGPQYGHPPPPPPEYGPHADSPVLMVYGLDPKKMNCDRVFNVFCLYGNVEKVKFMKSKPGAAMVEMADGYAVDRALTHLNNNFMFGQKLSVCVSKQQSIVPGQSYGLEDGSCSFKVFSGSRNNRFTSPEQAAKNRIQQPSNVLHFFNAPPEVTEENFLEISDELELKKPGSVKVFSGKSERSSSGLLEWESKSDALETLSLLNHYQMKNPNGPYPYTLKLCFSTAQHAS, encoded by the exons GAAGGATACGAAGACCCTCACAAGACCCCGGCTTCTCCGGTGGTCCACGTGAGGGGGCTCATTGATGGAGTGGTGGAGGCTGATCTTGCAGAGGCCCTGCAGGAGTTTGGGACCATCAG TTATGTGGTGGTAATGCCCAAGAAGAGACAGGCCCTGGTGGAGTTTGAGGATATTCTGGGGGCCTGTAATGCCGTAAACTACGCAGCCGACAACCAGATCTATGTCGCAGGTCACCCGGCATTTGTCAACTACTCCACCAGCCAGAAGATCTCGCGTCCTGTCGACACCGGCGATGACTCGAGGGGGGTCAACAACGTCCTGCTCTTCACCATCCTGAACCCCATCTATTCAATCACTACG GATGTGTTGTACACCATCTGTAATCCATGTGGACCCGTCCAGCGGATCGTTATCTTCAGGAAGAATGGAGTGCAAGCCATGGTGGA ATTTGACTCGGTGCAAAGTGCTCAACGTGCTAAGGCGTCGCTGAATGGAGCGGACATATACTCTGGATGTTGCACTCTAAAGATCGAATATGCTAAG CCCACAAGACTGAACGTCTTCAAAAATGACCAGGACACCTGGGACTACACGAACCCAACGCTGAGCGGACAAG GAGAAGGTGCAGGAAACCCGAACAAACGACAGCGAAACCCACCATTACTGGGAGACCACCCCGCAGAGTATG GCTCACATGGTGGATATCACGGTCACTATCATGACGAGGGTTACGGCCCTCCTCCCCCTCATTATGAAGGCCGCCGGATGGGGCCACCTCCTGTTGGAGCACCTCGCAGAGGACCTAATCGCTACGGTCCTCAGTATGGTCACCCTCCACCACCGCCCCCAGAATATGGACCCCATGCAGACAGCCCTGTGCTCATGGTCTACGGACTTGACCCGAAAAAGATGAATTGCGATCGCGTATTCAACGTGTTTTGTTTGTATGGAAATGTAGAGAAG GTGAAATTCATGAAGAGCAAACCTGGGGCAGCGATGGTAGAGATGGCGGATGGGTATGCAGTGGACAGGGCCCTCACTCATCTCAACAATAACTTCATGTTTGGGCAGAAGCTCAGTGTCTG CGTATCCAAGCAGCAGTCTATTGTGCCCGGTCAGTCTTACGGCCTGGAGGACGGCTCCTGCAGCTTCAAGGTGTTTAGCGGATCCAGAAACAATCGCTTCACTTCTCCGGAGCAGGCTGCAAAGAACCGCATTCAGCAGCCCAGCAACGTGCTGCACTTCTTCAATGCCCCACCAGAAGTCACCGAGGAGAACTTCCTAGAG ATAAGCGATGAGCTGGAGTTGAAGAAACCAGGATCCGTCAAAGTGTTCTCTGGCAAAA GTGAAAGGAGCTCCTCGGGGCTGCTGGAGTGGGAGTCTAAGAGCGATGCGCTGGAGACCCTCAGTCTTCTCAATCATTACCAGATGAAGAATCCTA ACGGCCCCTACCCTTACACCCTGAAGCTTTGCTTCTCCACCGCCCAGCACGCATCATAA